The region TACCGAAAACGATTGTGTAAGCATCGAACTGGCCCGATGGATAGCTGAGCGTCTCTGCATTCTGGCACGACCATGACAGGCCATCGATTCCGCGCTCCATCGCGCGTTCGATACCAACGTCGAGCATGTCCTGATTGATATCAGCCACCACAACCTCGGCACCGCGTGCCGCCATGCGAAAGGCGATGTCGCCAGTGCCGCCGGCCATGTCCAAAATGGCTTCGCCCGGCTGCGGTTTTACCCGGCGAACGAACCTGTCTTTCCAGACCCGGTGCATGCCGCCCGACATGGCATCATTCATTATGTCATATTTACGCGCGACATTGGAAAAGACCGCGCCAACACGCTGCGTCTTCTCTTGCGGATCGACATCTTCGTAGCCGAAAGAAACCTTATCAGTCATAGCGGGGCGCCTTAGGATGAATTGCGAGCATGGCAAAGGGTGTTATGGGGCATTTCTGATTTGAGAGCCTGATCTCTTTAGGCACATAGGTTACACAAACAAACATGCCTGAGCTTCCAGAAGTAGAGACAACGGTTCGCGGGCTTGCCCGGTTCCTAGATGGTGCAAGGATTGATCGCCTGGTACTCAATCGGCCAAACTTGCGTCGACCATTTCCGGACTCGCTGGTTCAGGTCATGACGGGCGCAACCGTAACCGGCCTGTCACGCCGAGCGAAATATGGCCTGATCCATACAGACCGTGACCAGACGATGGTATTCCATCTTGGCATGAGTGGCCGGTGGCGGATTGATCCGGCAGAGCCCGACAAGCATGACCACCTGATCATGGAATCAGGCGGCCATCATTTCGCACTGTGCGATCCGCGCCGTTTTGGTTCGGTTGATCTGATCGCGACCAATGCGCTGAGCGAATGGGCGCCGTTTGCCGCCCTGGGGCCAGAACCGCTGGGCGAGGATCTTGATCCTGCATACCTCAAGAACGCACTCAAGGACCGCAAGCAAGCCATCAAGCTTTGCCTGCTAGATCAACGGATCGTTGCGGGGCTCGGCAATATATATGTGTGCGAAGCGCTGTGGCGCGCTGGCATCCATCCGCGCAAAGCTGGTGGCAAAGTGACCAGGCCCCAGCTTGACCGGCTTGTACCGCATATCAAGGAAGTGCTCACGCAATCGATCCGGGATGGCGGCTCAACCCTTCGCGATTATGCCGCGCCTGACGGAGAGCTGGGCTATTTTGCGACCCGCTTTGATGTTTATGGACGCGATGGCGACCCTTGCCGCCGCCAGGATAGCGGCATCATCCGCCGCTTTGCTCAAGGCGGACGCAGCACATGGTTCTGCGCCAAGTGCCAAAAGTAAGCTATCACTCCCCCAGAATAGGTTGACGATTCGCAAGGGCAGGACTATGTGCGCGCCTTTCCGGCAGTGAATCGCCGTTTTCGAACACTATAGATAATTCAGATCCGATCACGTTGGGTGATCGAGAAGCAAGGACAAACATGGCCAATTCGCCACAAGCAAAGAAGCGCATTCGTCGCAATAACCGCCGCGCCGACGTAAACACTGCGCGCGTCAGCCGTATCCGTGGTTTCGTCAAGAAGGTCGAAACAGCATGTGAAGCAGGCGACAAGGCAGCGGCGGCCGAAGCTTTGAAAGCTGCTCAGCCGGAAATGGCGCGCGGCGTTGCTCGCGGCGTGATGCACAAGAACACGGTTGCTCGCAAGATGTCGCGCCTCTCGAAGCGAGTCGCTGCACTCTGATCCGGCGTCGAGGCGTCAATCGGCGCTTCGAATTTGCTTGAGACATTCACAAG is a window of Altererythrobacter rubellus DNA encoding:
- a CDS encoding class I SAM-dependent methyltransferase — its product is MTDKVSFGYEDVDPQEKTQRVGAVFSNVARKYDIMNDAMSGGMHRVWKDRFVRRVKPQPGEAILDMAGGTGDIAFRMAARGAEVVVADINQDMLDVGIERAMERGIDGLSWSCQNAETLSYPSGQFDAYTIVFGIRNVTHIDKALAEAHRVLRPGGRFYCMEFGTTDWPGFKEIYDLYSHQIMPKLGKAIANDEDSYRYLAESIRRFPLAHEFEAMIKDAGFRNTRVEKILGGAVNNHSGWKV
- the mutM gene encoding bifunctional DNA-formamidopyrimidine glycosylase/DNA-(apurinic or apyrimidinic site) lyase, translated to MPELPEVETTVRGLARFLDGARIDRLVLNRPNLRRPFPDSLVQVMTGATVTGLSRRAKYGLIHTDRDQTMVFHLGMSGRWRIDPAEPDKHDHLIMESGGHHFALCDPRRFGSVDLIATNALSEWAPFAALGPEPLGEDLDPAYLKNALKDRKQAIKLCLLDQRIVAGLGNIYVCEALWRAGIHPRKAGGKVTRPQLDRLVPHIKEVLTQSIRDGGSTLRDYAAPDGELGYFATRFDVYGRDGDPCRRQDSGIIRRFAQGGRSTWFCAKCQK
- the rpsT gene encoding 30S ribosomal protein S20 — protein: MANSPQAKKRIRRNNRRADVNTARVSRIRGFVKKVETACEAGDKAAAAEALKAAQPEMARGVARGVMHKNTVARKMSRLSKRVAAL